The proteins below come from a single Gimesia chilikensis genomic window:
- a CDS encoding aldehyde dehydrogenase family protein: MIQQQPHVSDEAAPAVAQALLDLTTGDSPRSLPLEERMRLTRECLSCLSTVAQEWVELSCRAKRIPGASPVRAEEVLAGPVSVARYLQVLLLSFESIARTGAPPLPGTPLESKTGLTRVPVFPASGIYDSLVFYGLKAEAWLNRTDANSGLFDLSVLEKHALPLTLVLGAGNVSAIPATDVLTKILQDGERVLLKMNPVNEYLQPVFEQAFQPLIAAGLLRIVCGDSSTGASLVEQPVFERIHITGSTQTHDAIVWGATADERSTRKEENQPRLQVPITSELGNVSSWIVVPGEYSEKQLRFQAENVVASIVNNASFNCLATKLIVTAAHWKQRDRFLSLVEERLSQIPPRYAYYPGAADRWARFAGELPPDEDYLPWKLMRDADPRESPQLFQEESFVCVCTETALGGDSAAEFLERAVSFVNEDVWGTLCATITVPDRFRKQQADQLEQAIARLNYGAVAINHWPALNYAFMTTPWGGATGADLRDVASGIGNVHNTYFLAGVEKTVLFGPLTLIPHPVWFASHPHPEAVGWRLFDLYTRPSLGGLMKVGLSVVKP; the protein is encoded by the coding sequence ATGATTCAGCAACAACCACACGTCTCTGACGAAGCAGCGCCTGCGGTTGCGCAGGCGCTGCTGGATCTGACGACAGGCGATTCCCCACGCTCGCTCCCGCTGGAGGAGCGGATGCGGTTGACACGTGAATGCCTTTCATGCCTGTCAACGGTAGCGCAGGAGTGGGTGGAACTGTCCTGCCGGGCCAAACGGATTCCTGGAGCGAGCCCGGTTCGTGCAGAGGAAGTGCTGGCGGGACCGGTCTCGGTGGCCCGTTACCTGCAGGTCCTGCTCTTGAGCTTCGAGTCCATCGCACGGACGGGAGCACCACCACTGCCGGGAACGCCGCTAGAGTCGAAGACGGGGCTGACTCGTGTCCCCGTGTTTCCAGCGTCCGGCATTTATGATTCACTGGTCTTTTACGGATTGAAAGCAGAAGCCTGGTTAAATCGCACTGACGCAAATAGTGGGCTGTTCGATCTGTCTGTTTTGGAGAAACATGCTCTGCCTTTGACCCTGGTGCTGGGGGCGGGAAATGTTTCTGCGATTCCTGCGACGGATGTATTGACGAAGATCCTGCAGGATGGAGAACGGGTTCTGTTGAAAATGAATCCGGTCAATGAGTATTTACAGCCGGTGTTTGAGCAGGCCTTTCAACCGTTGATCGCTGCGGGGCTCTTGCGGATTGTCTGTGGTGACAGCAGCACCGGCGCGTCACTGGTCGAGCAGCCGGTGTTCGAGCGAATCCATATTACCGGTTCGACGCAGACGCACGATGCGATTGTCTGGGGCGCGACTGCTGACGAACGCAGTACGCGGAAGGAAGAGAATCAGCCGCGTCTCCAAGTGCCTATTACCAGTGAACTGGGAAATGTCTCGTCGTGGATTGTGGTTCCCGGCGAGTATTCTGAAAAACAGCTGCGGTTCCAGGCGGAAAACGTGGTCGCCTCGATTGTGAATAATGCTTCGTTCAACTGCCTGGCCACCAAACTGATCGTCACTGCGGCTCATTGGAAACAGCGCGACCGTTTTCTATCACTAGTTGAAGAACGGCTGTCACAGATACCGCCCCGCTATGCCTATTATCCGGGAGCGGCAGATCGCTGGGCCCGCTTTGCCGGTGAGTTGCCTCCCGATGAAGATTATCTACCCTGGAAACTGATGCGGGATGCGGATCCCCGTGAATCGCCTCAGCTGTTTCAGGAAGAGTCGTTTGTCTGCGTCTGTACGGAGACGGCTCTCGGTGGGGATTCGGCGGCTGAATTTCTGGAACGTGCCGTTTCGTTTGTGAACGAGGATGTCTGGGGGACGCTCTGTGCTACGATTACGGTACCGGACCGGTTTCGCAAACAGCAGGCAGATCAACTGGAGCAGGCAATTGCCCGGTTGAATTACGGCGCGGTTGCGATCAACCACTGGCCGGCATTGAATTATGCGTTCATGACAACCCCCTGGGGTGGGGCTACTGGAGCCGACCTGCGGGATGTCGCCAGCGGGATCGGAAATGTACACAACACCTACTTCCTGGCCGGTGTGGAAAAAACGGTTCTGTTTGGGCCGCTGACTTTGATTCCGCATCCGGTCTGGTTTGCTTCGCATCCCCATCCGGAAGCGGTGGGCTGGCGATTGTTTGATTTATATACCCGACCTTCGCTGGGTGGTTTGATGAAGGTCGGGCTTTCTGTGGTGAAGCCTTAG
- a CDS encoding DUF1559 domain-containing protein has product MVCRQRLKRGFTLIELLVVIAIIAILIALLLPAVQQAREAARRTQCKNNMKQFGLAMHNYHEAHSTFPLGTSVNFSTSSGGGNFISNGIVMMLPYFDQTNLSNLYNQTSAWENQSAAAARTVVPTFVCPSNVGQNPITDSALGALGLPVGNTFGITTYALCRGSNIGWCSSSNHPSTVRGMFDLNRGAKMRDIIDGSSNTIAMGEAGTGPQFKLCEGQGCTTAVSPVVEASQAWIVAQPPNTDFKPVLGARASIFGSTADRINKNATTETLIDLGSYSTCSLSGADATSNFRSQHIGGCHFLYADGSVHFISENVDLGTYQALSTIGGGEVVETP; this is encoded by the coding sequence ATGGTATGTCGTCAACGTCTGAAGCGAGGCTTCACTCTCATCGAGTTGCTGGTCGTGATTGCCATCATTGCAATTCTGATCGCACTGTTACTCCCTGCAGTTCAACAGGCCCGGGAAGCGGCCCGTCGCACGCAGTGTAAGAACAACATGAAACAGTTCGGTCTGGCGATGCACAACTATCACGAAGCACACAGCACGTTTCCGCTGGGGACGAGCGTTAATTTCAGCACTTCTTCCGGGGGCGGTAACTTTATCTCCAACGGGATCGTGATGATGCTACCCTATTTTGATCAGACCAACCTTTCGAATCTCTACAATCAGACGAGTGCCTGGGAAAACCAGTCCGCTGCTGCAGCCCGGACTGTGGTGCCTACGTTTGTCTGTCCGTCAAATGTCGGGCAGAACCCGATTACCGACTCTGCTTTGGGGGCCTTGGGGCTGCCTGTGGGCAATACATTTGGTATCACCACGTATGCGCTCTGTCGCGGATCAAATATCGGCTGGTGCAGTTCGAGCAATCATCCCAGTACTGTCAGAGGGATGTTTGACCTGAACCGCGGTGCCAAGATGCGGGATATCATCGACGGTTCCAGCAATACGATCGCGATGGGAGAAGCAGGGACCGGCCCTCAGTTCAAGTTGTGTGAAGGACAGGGTTGTACCACAGCGGTCTCCCCGGTGGTTGAAGCTTCTCAAGCCTGGATTGTTGCACAGCCACCCAATACTGACTTTAAACCTGTGCTCGGGGCCCGGGCCAGTATTTTCGGGAGTACGGCAGATCGCATCAATAAGAATGCTACTACAGAGACACTGATTGATCTGGGAAGTTATTCCACCTGTTCCTTGAGTGGCGCAGACGCGACCAGTAACTTCCGTAGTCAGCACATTGGTGGCTGTCATTTCCTGTATGCCGATGGTTCCGTGCATTTCATCAGTGAAAACGTTGACCTGGGAACCTACCAGGCGCTGTCTACGATTGGCGGAGGCGAAGTCGTCGAGACTCCGTAA
- a CDS encoding TetR/AcrR family transcriptional regulator produces the protein MSSTDTSAISPKKEVSSQEAILKAAIEEFAERGVGGARIEAVARQANFNKSLIYRYFTDKQGLFEAALQNKLQERSDTVEKIPIDITEILQYYFEENLRDQNYVRVLLNEAQQNAGAPLIDEPWRREYYQNHINRLKKSQEAGIVSDEFDPVCLMLIFTALVFFPATLPQLAQLISGHPVDSAEFQEHWKNCLSIFGKLFQPQPPDEKQ, from the coding sequence ATGTCGTCAACTGATACCAGTGCAATCTCCCCCAAAAAAGAAGTCTCTTCCCAGGAAGCCATCCTGAAGGCGGCGATTGAAGAGTTCGCCGAACGGGGTGTCGGCGGAGCCCGGATCGAGGCGGTCGCCCGCCAGGCCAATTTCAACAAATCACTGATCTATCGCTATTTCACTGATAAACAGGGCCTCTTTGAAGCCGCCCTGCAAAACAAACTCCAGGAACGCAGCGACACCGTCGAAAAGATCCCCATCGATATCACCGAGATTCTGCAGTACTACTTTGAAGAGAATCTACGCGACCAGAACTATGTTCGCGTTCTACTGAATGAAGCCCAGCAGAATGCGGGCGCTCCCCTGATCGATGAGCCCTGGCGACGGGAATACTACCAGAATCACATCAACCGTCTAAAAAAATCGCAGGAAGCGGGCATCGTCTCTGACGAGTTTGACCCGGTCTGCCTGATGTTGATTTTTACCGCCCTGGTCTTTTTTCCAGCCACGCTGCCCCAGCTGGCGCAGCTGATTTCCGGACACCCGGTTGATTCCGCAGAATTTCAGGAACACTGGAAGAACTGCCTGTCAATCTTCGGAAAGCTGTTTCAACCACAGCCACCCGACGAAAAACAATAA
- a CDS encoding carboxy terminal-processing peptidase has protein sequence MKLNPPSKAASALSLCMVLLLGTAIFAQQASVSDSSNDSVTAKRVCAMVSRFHISGKPINDEISAKLMKRFIKQLDPQKLYFYKSDIEQFEAEKDQLDDKLAVGDVSFAYNAFDLYLQRLQERMDYAQQLVDVDHDFSVDESIIVDAKDLDFAKDQNEMNERWRKRVKYDLLNLILEDTELAKAREQLHKRYRNNLRTMAQTEKPEKLEMYLSALTHCFDPHSSYMSPQTLEDFRISMELSLDGIGAALRSEEGYTVVAEIVPGGAADADGRLKAGDKIVGVAQEDGEFVDVVEMKLSKVVRYIRGKRGTVVQLRVKKEKNNAMEVYKLTRKKIELSTSEVKGKIIDTGERLPGKTGRIGVISIPSFYRDFRGAQRGDENFKSTARDVRQVLYDFRDQGGVDGVVIDLRFNGGGALSEAIEVSGLFVDEGPVVQVKQMDGERKIHSDVEPGAVYTGPLVVVCNRLSASASEIFAGVIKDYKRGIIIGDTTTHGKGTVQNVMPVSNQMFSFLKGQDLGALKLTINQFYRVNGDSTQNRGVRSDIVLPSLIDNMDLGESFLDDAMEFDKTEIAPHESLGMVSPKILDYLKQASTKRVVADKDFKETQDEINKYLKKKNQKTISLVEAERRKELSNDKEEKKKEDEKKDEAADKDIFKKDHYNDEILNITVDYMNVLKNMNTVQR, from the coding sequence ATGAAGTTAAATCCTCCCTCAAAAGCAGCCTCTGCTCTCAGTCTCTGCATGGTTCTCCTGCTGGGAACCGCAATCTTCGCTCAGCAGGCCTCTGTCTCTGATTCTTCCAATGACTCTGTCACAGCCAAACGCGTCTGTGCCATGGTCAGTCGGTTCCATATCAGCGGCAAACCCATCAATGACGAGATCTCGGCGAAACTGATGAAACGTTTCATCAAGCAGCTCGATCCACAGAAGCTCTACTTCTACAAATCCGACATCGAGCAATTTGAGGCGGAAAAGGACCAGCTGGACGACAAACTGGCCGTCGGCGATGTCAGCTTTGCTTACAATGCCTTTGACCTCTACCTCCAGCGTCTGCAGGAGCGGATGGACTACGCCCAGCAGCTCGTCGATGTCGATCATGACTTCTCCGTCGATGAATCGATCATCGTCGATGCCAAAGATCTCGATTTTGCCAAAGATCAGAACGAGATGAACGAACGCTGGAGAAAACGGGTCAAATACGATCTGCTCAACCTGATTCTGGAAGACACCGAACTCGCAAAAGCCCGCGAGCAGTTACACAAACGTTATCGCAACAATCTCCGCACCATGGCTCAGACTGAAAAGCCTGAGAAACTGGAGATGTACCTCAGCGCCCTGACTCACTGCTTCGATCCTCACTCCAGCTACATGTCTCCCCAGACACTGGAAGATTTCCGGATCAGCATGGAACTCAGCCTCGATGGGATCGGTGCCGCTCTGCGTTCTGAAGAAGGTTACACCGTCGTTGCGGAAATCGTCCCCGGTGGTGCAGCCGATGCAGACGGTCGCCTTAAAGCAGGTGACAAAATCGTTGGCGTTGCCCAGGAAGATGGCGAGTTCGTCGATGTTGTCGAAATGAAACTCAGCAAAGTTGTACGTTATATCCGTGGCAAACGAGGCACCGTAGTTCAACTGCGGGTCAAAAAAGAGAAAAACAATGCCATGGAAGTTTATAAACTGACCCGGAAGAAGATCGAACTGAGCACTTCCGAAGTCAAAGGGAAAATCATCGATACCGGAGAACGTCTCCCCGGCAAGACCGGACGTATCGGCGTGATCAGCATCCCTTCGTTCTATCGGGATTTCCGTGGAGCACAACGGGGTGATGAGAACTTCAAGAGTACCGCCCGCGATGTCCGTCAGGTACTTTACGACTTCCGTGATCAGGGTGGCGTCGATGGCGTTGTTATCGATCTGCGGTTCAACGGTGGTGGTGCACTCAGCGAAGCCATCGAAGTTTCCGGTCTGTTTGTTGACGAAGGCCCTGTCGTGCAGGTTAAGCAGATGGACGGCGAACGCAAAATCCACAGCGACGTTGAACCGGGTGCAGTTTACACCGGTCCGCTGGTTGTGGTCTGTAACCGCCTCTCCGCTTCTGCTTCCGAGATCTTTGCCGGCGTCATCAAAGACTACAAGCGGGGCATCATCATCGGTGATACCACCACTCACGGTAAAGGAACGGTACAGAACGTAATGCCGGTCAGCAACCAGATGTTCTCCTTCCTCAAAGGCCAGGACCTGGGTGCTCTGAAACTGACCATCAACCAGTTCTACCGCGTCAACGGCGACAGTACTCAGAACCGGGGCGTCCGTTCCGACATCGTTCTGCCTTCGCTGATCGACAATATGGACCTGGGTGAATCCTTCCTGGATGATGCGATGGAGTTCGACAAAACCGAAATCGCTCCACACGAATCACTGGGAATGGTCAGTCCGAAAATCCTGGATTACCTGAAGCAGGCCAGCACCAAACGTGTTGTGGCTGACAAAGACTTCAAAGAAACCCAGGATGAGATCAACAAGTATCTGAAAAAGAAAAATCAGAAAACCATCTCTCTGGTCGAAGCCGAACGGCGTAAAGAACTGTCGAACGACAAAGAGGAAAAGAAAAAAGAAGACGAGAAGAAGGACGAAGCAGCTGACAAAGATATCTTCAAGAAGGATCACTACAACGATGAGATCCTGAATATCACTGTCGACTACATGAATGTGCTCAAAAATATGAACACAGTCCAACGCTAG
- a CDS encoding ABC transporter ATP-binding protein, translated as MNAIVVRNLEKTYKVYQKNEGVFASLKGLWKRDHKTVHAVTDVSFTIEQGEIVAFLGPNGAGKTTTLKLLSGLIFPSAGEATVLGHVPWKRENEYRRRFSLVMGQKNQLWWDLPAQESFRLHKEIYRIDPQQYDRRIDELTSLLEVKHLIGQPVRELSLGERMRMELIAALLHRPDVLLLDEPTIGLDVVSQRRVQEFLKYYQNEQKTTVVLTSHYMKDVEALCKRAIIINQGSIKHDGPLSDILDRFSNYKIMDVQFDGDDMPRDFSQWGEVLENEAPRVKLKVPRNKIPEILSSLLAKYRILDVGVQERPLEEVIAEVFTEHKETPDYQQAQSLEPTTTE; from the coding sequence ATGAATGCCATTGTCGTCCGAAATCTCGAGAAAACGTACAAAGTCTACCAGAAAAACGAAGGGGTTTTTGCCTCTTTGAAAGGCCTCTGGAAGCGCGATCATAAAACCGTTCACGCGGTGACCGATGTCAGTTTCACCATCGAACAGGGGGAAATCGTCGCTTTCCTCGGTCCGAATGGCGCAGGCAAAACCACAACCCTGAAACTTCTTTCAGGCCTGATTTTCCCCTCAGCAGGCGAAGCTACCGTGCTGGGACACGTTCCCTGGAAACGCGAAAACGAATACCGCCGCCGCTTCTCGCTGGTCATGGGACAGAAGAACCAGCTCTGGTGGGACCTTCCGGCACAGGAATCTTTCCGGCTGCACAAAGAGATCTATCGCATCGACCCACAGCAGTATGATCGCCGGATTGATGAACTCACCAGCCTGCTCGAAGTCAAACATCTGATCGGCCAGCCGGTCCGCGAACTTTCCCTCGGTGAGCGGATGCGCATGGAACTCATCGCCGCCCTGCTGCACCGCCCTGATGTTCTGCTGCTCGACGAACCCACGATCGGCCTGGATGTCGTTTCACAACGCCGCGTGCAGGAGTTTCTGAAATACTACCAGAATGAGCAGAAGACGACGGTCGTACTCACCAGTCATTATATGAAAGATGTGGAAGCCCTCTGCAAACGGGCCATCATCATCAACCAGGGGAGCATCAAGCACGATGGCCCCTTGAGCGACATTCTCGACCGCTTCAGTAATTACAAAATTATGGACGTCCAGTTTGACGGTGATGACATGCCCCGCGACTTCTCACAATGGGGTGAGGTCCTCGAAAATGAAGCGCCACGCGTGAAACTCAAAGTCCCCCGGAATAAAATTCCGGAGATCCTCTCCAGCCTGCTCGCGAAATACCGAATACTCGATGTCGGCGTCCAGGAACGCCCCCTGGAAGAGGTCATCGCAGAAGTCTTTACCGAACACAAAGAGACGCCGGACTACCAGCAGGCCCAGAGCCTGGAGCCTACAACAACCGAGTAA
- a CDS encoding ABC transporter permease, which yields MIASLRTNWIILKTSIEERLVYRGDFVFATFVRFLPIVTQIFLWGAIYGIHTSKPISNIKGYNYQEMVAYYLLVMIGRAFSSMPGLANGIANDVRDGTIKKYLIQPIDMLGYLFWARMAHKLVYYMVALGPFILLFYLCRDYFSGWPDAFTIFAWILSLLMAFLVGFLIESLIGLIAFWFLEVSSLIFIYMMLNYFLSGHMIPLDLFPEPLSQWMQLLPFKYLAYFPGTVILGKYTHQELIIELSIEVVWIVVLFSLNRIAFQRGIRRYSAFGG from the coding sequence ATGATCGCCAGCCTGCGGACCAACTGGATCATCCTCAAAACATCAATCGAAGAACGACTGGTGTACCGGGGAGATTTCGTCTTCGCGACCTTCGTCCGCTTCCTGCCGATCGTCACTCAGATCTTCCTGTGGGGCGCCATTTACGGCATCCACACGTCTAAGCCGATCAGTAATATTAAAGGCTACAACTACCAGGAAATGGTCGCCTACTACCTGCTGGTAATGATCGGACGTGCCTTTTCCAGCATGCCCGGCCTGGCCAACGGCATCGCCAACGATGTGCGGGATGGCACGATTAAAAAATATCTGATTCAGCCGATCGATATGCTGGGCTATCTCTTCTGGGCCCGCATGGCTCATAAGCTGGTGTACTATATGGTCGCCCTCGGTCCGTTTATCCTGCTCTTCTACCTCTGTCGGGATTACTTCTCGGGCTGGCCGGATGCCTTTACAATTTTCGCCTGGATCCTCTCCCTGCTGATGGCCTTTCTCGTCGGTTTCCTGATTGAGTCACTGATCGGCCTGATTGCGTTCTGGTTCCTGGAAGTCAGCTCGTTGATCTTTATCTATATGATGCTCAACTACTTCCTTTCGGGCCACATGATCCCCTTGGATCTCTTTCCGGAACCGCTGAGTCAGTGGATGCAGCTGCTGCCATTCAAATACCTGGCCTACTTTCCCGGGACCGTCATTCTGGGGAAATATACCCATCAGGAACTGATCATCGAATTGTCCATTGAAGTGGTCTGGATTGTCGTCCTGTTTTCTCTGAATCGGATCGCCTTCCAGCGGGGCATCCGCCGTTACAGTGCCTTCGGTGGTTAA
- a CDS encoding MFS transporter — MSITPVIPSDEEEPIYNRLFWFCYLANVLLVTANAITFRFADLVTYLGGTEERVGDIVSCGVFVALIGRFFLGQGIDRYGVRKLWALSAAIFVVGTGGMTLCRSLGWEIFALRMCFATGIAGMFTCSVVHIQQKVPHHRRTEVIGSLGSSGFVGMILGTQVSDLMMRWLPAGNAQFYALFGIPAFLGFSYFLIVLYVTHNDVHRRPQVTPAAHQLLFRYWPGQVMVVAIMMGLSFTVISVFLTRFVSQRGLGGIGTFFLGYAISAFFIRIYTRRWGTTVGRTKMITMGLMGHAIGHTILPSITQEWMLIGPAILCGFGHALLFPAVVSLGTESFPPQYRGTGTTIVLGFFDAGAIIFAPILGGIIDNWGFYPMFYTSASVMTCTALVYTLTTNHSISKDSAVPAPKQELCTVMDDSGD; from the coding sequence ATGTCTATCACACCTGTAATTCCCTCAGATGAAGAGGAACCTATATACAACCGGCTGTTCTGGTTCTGTTACCTGGCCAACGTGCTGCTGGTGACCGCAAATGCAATCACCTTCCGCTTCGCGGATCTGGTTACCTACCTGGGCGGTACCGAAGAGCGCGTCGGTGATATTGTCAGTTGCGGCGTCTTCGTCGCCTTAATCGGCCGTTTCTTTCTCGGTCAGGGCATCGACCGCTACGGTGTGAGAAAACTCTGGGCCCTGTCTGCAGCAATTTTCGTCGTCGGAACCGGCGGCATGACACTTTGTCGTAGCCTGGGCTGGGAAATCTTCGCCTTGCGAATGTGCTTTGCGACCGGTATCGCAGGCATGTTTACCTGCTCCGTCGTACATATCCAGCAGAAAGTCCCACATCACAGGCGGACCGAAGTCATTGGCAGCCTGGGTAGCAGCGGATTCGTCGGTATGATCCTGGGAACCCAGGTCAGTGACCTCATGATGCGCTGGCTCCCCGCCGGCAATGCCCAGTTTTACGCCCTGTTCGGTATCCCTGCATTCCTGGGCTTCAGTTACTTCCTGATCGTCCTGTACGTCACTCACAACGATGTCCACCGCAGACCACAGGTCACCCCTGCTGCACACCAGCTCCTGTTCCGCTACTGGCCGGGCCAGGTGATGGTGGTTGCAATCATGATGGGCCTCAGCTTTACCGTGATCAGCGTCTTTTTAACCCGCTTCGTCTCTCAACGTGGACTGGGCGGGATCGGGACATTCTTCCTGGGTTATGCGATTTCAGCCTTCTTCATTCGCATCTACACCCGCCGCTGGGGAACGACGGTAGGTCGGACCAAAATGATCACCATGGGCCTGATGGGGCACGCGATCGGACATACGATCCTGCCATCCATCACTCAGGAATGGATGCTGATTGGCCCCGCGATTCTCTGTGGCTTCGGACACGCTCTGCTCTTCCCGGCCGTGGTCTCCCTCGGAACGGAATCGTTTCCGCCCCAATATCGTGGGACGGGAACGACGATTGTGCTGGGCTTTTTCGACGCAGGTGCGATTATCTTCGCTCCGATCCTCGGGGGCATCATCGATAACTGGGGCTTCTACCCCATGTTCTACACGTCTGCCTCAGTCATGACGTGTACAGCACTGGTCTACACGCTGACGACGAATCACAGCATCAGCAAGGACAGCGCGGTCCCCGCGCCGAAGCAGGAACTCTGCACCGTCATGGACGATTCCGGCGATTGA